In the genome of Spea bombifrons isolate aSpeBom1 chromosome 11, aSpeBom1.2.pri, whole genome shotgun sequence, one region contains:
- the LOC128468923 gene encoding histone H2A type 2-B-like, producing the protein MSGRGKQGGKVRAKAKTRSSRAGLQFPVGRVHRLLRKGNYAERVGAGAPVYLAAVLEYLTAEILELAGNAARDNKKTRIIPRHLQLAVRNDEELNKLLGGVTIAQGGVLPNIQAVLLPKKTESHKPAKGK; encoded by the coding sequence ATGTCTGGCAGAGGCAAACAAGGCGGAAAAGTTCGTGCCAAGGCGAAGACACGTTCTTCCCGAGCTGGTCTGCAGTTCCCTGTCGGCCGTGTGCATAGGCTTCTTCGCAAGGGTAATTATGCCGAGAGAGTAGGAGCCGGCGCACCCGTGTATCTGGCAGCGGTGTTGGAGTATCTGACTGCTGAGATATTGGAGTTGGCTGGTAACGCTGCACGCGACAACAAAAAGACCCGTATAATTCCACGCCATCTGCAACTTGCCGTTCGTAACGACGAGGAGCTCAATAAGTTGCTCGGAGGGGtcaccattgctcagggaggtgtTCTACCCAACATCCAGGCGGTGCTCTTGCCCAAGAAGACCGAGAGCCACAAGCCTGCCAAGGGCAAGTGA
- the LOC128468960 gene encoding histone H2B 1.1-like, with protein MPDPAKSAPAPKKGSKKAVTKTQKKDGKKRRKSRKESYAIYVYKVLKQVHPDTGISSKAMGIMNSFVSDIFERIAGEASRLAHYNKRSTITSREIQTAVRLLLPGELAKHAVSEGTKAVTKYTSAK; from the coding sequence ATGCCTGATCCAGCGAAATCTGCGCCTGCTCCGAAGAAAGGCTCTAAGAAAGCTGTTACGAAGACTCAGAAAAAAGACGGGAAGAAACGCAGGAAGAGCAGAAAGGAAAGCTACGCGATCTATGTCTACAAGGTACTAAAGCAGGTGCACCCAGACACTGGCATTTCCTCCAAGGCCATGGGCATCATGAACTCGTTTGTCAGTGATATCTTTGAGCGCATTGCCGGGGAAGCTTCACGCCTAGCCCATTACAACAAGCGCTCCACTATCACTTCTCGGGAGATTCAGACTGCTGTACGCCTCCTCCTTCCTGGAGAGCTGGCCAAGCACGCTGTGTCAGAGGGCACCAAGGCTGTTACCAAGTACACCAGCGCCAAGTAA
- the LOC128469008 gene encoding histone H4 has translation MSGRGKGGKGLGKGGAKRHRKVLRDNIQGITKPAIRRLARRGGVKRISGLIYEETRGVLKVFLENVIRDAVTYTEHAKRKTVTAMDVVYALKRQGRTLYGFGG, from the coding sequence ATGTCTGGCCGTGGCAAAGGAGGTAAGGGACTCGGGAAAGGTGGCGCAAAGAGGCACAGGAAGGTGCTTCGGGATAACATCCAGGGTATCACTAAGCCTGCTATCCGCCGTTTGGCTCGCCGAGGAGGTGTAAAGCGTATCTCTGGGCTCATCTATGAGGAGACCCGTGGTGTGCTCAAAGTGTTTTTGGAGAATGTGATTCGTGACGCAGTCACTTATACTGAGCATGCCAAGAGAAAAACCGTTACCGCTATGGACGTGGTGTATGCCTTGAAACGCCAAGGCCGTACTCTCTACGGTTTCGGAGGTTAA
- the LOC128468892 gene encoding histone H3, with amino-acid sequence MARTKQTARKSTGGKAPRKQLATKAARKSAPATGGVKKPHRYRPGTVALREIRRYQKSTELLIRKLPFQRLVREIAQDFKTDLRFQSSAVMALQEASEAYLVGLFEDTNLCAIHAKRVTIMPKDIQLARRIRGERA; translated from the coding sequence ATGGCTCGCACCAAACAGACAGCACGTAAGTCCACCGGAGGAAAAGCTCCTCGGAAGCAGTTGGCGACCAAAGCTGCGAGGAAAAGCGCTCCGGCTACCGGTGGTGTGAAGAAGCCCCATCGCTACCGCCCGGGCACCGTAGCTCTTAGGGAAATCCGCCGTTACCAGAAGTCCACGGAGTTGCTTATCCGAAAGCTGCCTTTCCAACGGCTGGTCCGTGAGATTGCTCAAGACTTCAAGACCGATCTACGTTTCCAAAGTTCTGCTGTTATGGCTCTCCAGGAAGCCAGCGAGGCATACCTGGTGGGGCTTTTCGAAGACACCAACTTGTGCGCTATTCACGCTAAGCGGGTTACTATCATGCCAAAAGACATTCAGCTGGCTCGTAGGATCAGAGGTGAACGTGCCTAA
- the LOC128468854 gene encoding histone H1B-like, with product MTETAPSPAPPPAETSAKKKQPKKPAAAKSRPVKSGPSVSELIVKAVSASKERSGVSLAALKKALAAGGYDVEKNNSRLKLALKGLVSKETLIQLKGSGASGSFKLNKKQLESKEKTSKKKETPVKPKKVAPKKVVKSPKKAPAGVKKSPKKIKKPSAAAKSPKKPKVVKVKKAGKSPAKKVTKPKAVKSPAKPKAVKSPAKPKAAKSPAKPKAAKSPAKPQAKKAAPKK from the coding sequence ATGACCGAGAcagctccttccccggcgcctCCCCCGGCAGAAACCTCTGCCAAGAAGAAACAGCCGAAGAAGCCGGCAGCTGCAAAAAGCCGTCCTGTGAAGTCCGGTCCCAGTGTCTCCGAGCTGATTGTGAAAGCAGTCTCTGCGTCCAAGGAGCGCAGCGGAGTGTCTCTCGCAGCTCTTAAAAAAGCACTCGCTGCTGGCGGCTACGACGTAGAAAAGAATAACAGCCGCCTGAAGCTCGCTCTCAAGGGTCTGGTGTCTAAAGAGACCCTGATCCAGCTGAAAGGAAGCGGTGCTTCTGGTTCTTTCAAGCTGAACAAGAAGCAGCTGGAGAGCAAAGAGAAGACATCAAAGAAGAAGGAAACTCCTGTAAAGCCTAAAAAAGTAGCCCCTAAGAAGGTTGTGAAGTCGCCCAAGAAAGCCCCTGCAGGAGTGAAGAAAAGCCCAAAAAAGATTAAGAAACCGTCGGCCGCTGCCAAGAGTCCCAAGAAGCCTAAGGTTGTTAAGGTGAAGAAAGCTGGCAAGAGCCCAGCTAAAAAGGTCACAAAGCCCAAGGCAGTCAAAAGCCCCGCAAAGCCCAAGGCAGTCAAAAGCCCCGCAAAGCCCAAGGCTGCCAAAAGCCCCGCAAAGCCCAAGGCTGCCAAAAGCCCCGCAAAGCCACAGGCTAAAAAGGCAGCCCCCAaaaagtga